The sequence TTTTATTACATGGTTTTATGGAAAGTTTAGAAATATGGCATTATATATATCAAATGATATCTAAAAAATATAAAGTAGTTAGTATAGATTTACCAGGTCATGGAAAAAACAGTTTTTCAGAAAAAAAATATATTTTTTCCATGGAGGAAACAGCTGAAATTATAAAATTTTTTTTAGATGAAAAAAAAATAGAACAAGCAATTTTTGTTGGTCATTCTATGGGTGGATATATAGCTTTAGCACTTGCAGAAAAATATCCTAACATGTTTTTAGGATTATGTTTATTACATTCTACAGCAGATTCAGATACTGAAGAAAAAAAAAAAAATCGTATTAAATCTATTCAATTAGCAGTAAAAAATTATCCTTTATTTATATCTACAAGTATAAATAAATTATTTAATCCTAAAAAAATTCTTTTTTTACAAAAAGAGATTTCTTTTGTTAAAAAAATTGCATTATCTACTTCTATTAATAGTGTTATTCCTTTTTTAAGAGGAATGTCAATGAGAAAAAATAGAAAATTTTTATTAAAAAAATATGATTTTCCAAAATTATATATAATTGGTTTATATGATTTAATTCTTGATTCAAATAAAATTAATGAAGAAGCAAAAAATGGAAATAAAACTTATTCTGTTAATATATCTACAGGTCATATGGGGCATATAGAAAATCCTGTAAAAATAATAAAAATATTAGAAGATTTTATAAAAAATATTTTATAATAAATGAATAAAAAAATTTTACGTAAAAAATATTTTTTTTATAGAAATTCTTTTTCTAAAAAAGAAATTCAAAAAATGAGTTATGAAATTTTTTTTCAACTAAAAAAAAATTTCATATGGAATAAAAAATATTATCATATTTTTTTACCTATACGAAAATATAATGAAGTTGAAACATTTATTATTATTAATTTTCTTTTAAAGAAAAAAAAATATATCACAATACCCTATTCAAATTTTAAACAATTATATATATATAATTGTTTTTTTGATGAAAAAACTTTATTAAAAAAAAATAAATATGGAATTTTTGAACCTATATACAAACGTTTTATACATCCTTATTTTATAGATATTATGTTTATTCCTTTATTAATATTTGATATTAAAGGTTATCGTATAGGTTATGGAAAAGGATTTTATGATAGATTTGTTCTTTTATGTAAAAAAAACGTTATAAAAATTGGATTAAGTTTTTTTGATCCAATAAATAATATTGGAGATATACATAAAAATGATTTATCCTTAGATATAGGTATTACTACTAATCATATTTATTTATTTAATAATTTTTAAAAAAATACTTTAAAAATATCCCAAAAAATAATAAATATCATCATTAAACTAATAATAATAAAACCATAAATAGTGCATTTTTCAATAATTTTTTCATTTACTTTCTTTCCTATCAACATTTCTATCATAATAAATAATATGTAACCTCCATCTAATGATGGAATTGGAAATAAATTTAAAAAAGCTAACCAAATAGATAAAGTACCAGTTAAAGACCAAAAAACATACCAATTCCATTGAGAAGGAAATTCTTTTGCTATAGAAAAAAAACTACCTATTTGTTTATAGGCTTTAGTTTCTACATGTATAATATTTTTTAAAAAAATAATTTGATTTTTTAGAACATTATAAGATTTTATAATTCCATGATAAAAACTATCAAAATAAGAATAATTCTTTTTTTCAAATAAAAAAATATGATTTAGATCCATAAAACTTTTTAAAAAAATACCTAAAATACCTTTTGAATCTATAAATACTTCTTTTTGAATAAGTTTTCCATTTCTATTAATAGATATTAATATATTTTCATTTTTATAGTTTGACAAACTATCTTTTAGTTGATCAGAAAAAAAAATTAATTCAGAATTAATTGCTAATATTTCATCATTATTTTTTAATCCATATTTTTCTGCTTTTGAATTTTTAATTACATAATTAATAATAGGAGGAACACGTGGTTTAATAAAAAAACCAAATTTTTTTCTATCAAAAAGAAATTTTTTTTTATTATTTAAAGATAAATTTAAAATTTTTCCCATACGGTCCACAGTTATAGAATTTCCTAAAAAAATGGATTTTGGAATTTCATTGAAATATTTAATATATTTTCCATTTACAAATAAAATCTTATCTCCATTTTTCAATCCTATTTTTTTTCCTAATGAATCTACTTCTATTCCATATTTTACATTTTTTGTAGGTAGATAAATTTCTCCATATTGAAATAATAAAAAAGTAAAAATTAAAATAGATAATATTATATTGAATATAATACCACCAGAAATAATTAATAGTCTTTTTATAGCAGATTTAGAACAAAATTCCCAATTTTTATTTTTATTTTTTTTTGATAAATTTGAACAATTTTCTTTTATCATTCCATATATTTTAACATATCCTCCCAAAGGAAGCCATCCAATTCCATAAATAGTATGACCTATTTTTTTTTTAAAAATAGAAAACCAAGGATCAAAAAATAAAAAAAATCTTTCAACTCGTACTCTAAATATTTTTGCTAAAATAAAATGTCCTAATTCATGAACAACAATCAAAATGGAAATACTAAAAAGTAATTGTATAGATTTGATAAAAATAGATGTCATTTATTATAAAATAAAAAGATAAATTTAAACCTTTATTTCATATTTATTCATGACTAAAAATTTATTTTTATTTAAATAAAATATAATATAATTTGAATTTATCTAATCTTAAAAAAGGAGAAAAAGGAATTATAAAGGGATATAAAAATGAAGATTTCCCTATAAAATTGTTAGAATTAGGAGTTTTACCAGGAGTAAAATTTGAAATACTTTTTGTTTCTATTTTTTATGATCCATTATGCATTATATATGATCAATCTTGTTTAGCTTTACGTAAAAAAGAAGCAGAAAATATTATAATAGAACCTATTAAATAATGCAAAGAAGAATAATAAAATTAGCACTTATTGGAAATCCAAATGTAGGAAAAACTTCTTTGTTTAATCAATTAACAGGACTTAATCAAAAAGTAGGAAACTATTTAGGAGTAACAGTAGATAAAAAAATAGGATATTTTTATAATGAACAAATTTATTATCAAATAATAGATCTTCCTGGTATTTATAGTATTTATCCTTCATCTGAAGATGAAGAAGTCGTCAGTAAATTATTAAATAATATAGAAGATTTAGATTATCCAGATAAAATTATTATTGTAGCTGATTCTTCAAATATAAAAAAAAGTTTGCTTTTATTTAGACAAATACAAGATTTAGGATTTCCTGTTTTATTTGTATTAAATATGCTTGATGAAGCAAAAAAAAAAGGAATATCTATTGATATAGAAAAACTTAAAAAGTTTCTTATAACAGAAATCGTTTTGATTAATGCAAGAAAAGGAATAGGAATAAAAAAATTGAAAGAAAAAATAAAAAATATTAAAAAAATAAAAAAATGTTTTTTTTTCAATCCAGGATTAAATTATTCTGTTGCTATTGATGAGGTAAAAAATATTTATAAAGTAAATACTTATAAAGCTTGGTTTTATTTAGCTTATAATAAAAAAATTCTTCAAGAAGATTCTATATTAAATAAAATTAAAAATAAACATCATATTATATCTAAACGACTACAAATAAAAGAAATATTAGATAGATATGAAGAAATAGGAAAAATATTCTCTAAGACTGTTTTCGAATTGATTTCTAATAAAGAAAAAAAATTCTTAAAAATTTCAAAAGAAATAGATAATTCTTTAATTTTACATCCTTTTTGGGGATACTTTATTTTTATATTTTTTTTATTTTTTATTTTTCAATGTGTTTTTTTTTGGGCAGAAATACCTAAAAGATTTATAGAATTTTTTTTTTATACTATTCAAAAAAAACTAGAAAATATTTATCCAGGACCTTTAAATAATTTAATCACACAAGGAGTACTACCTGGTATTAGTACTATTATCACCTTTATTCCACAAATTTTTATTTTATTATTCTTTTTACTTCTTATGGAAGAAAGTGGATACATAAGTAGAGTAATTTTTTTAATGGATAGAATTATGCGTCCTTTTGGACTAAATGGAAAAAGTGTCGTTCCTCTTATTTCTAGTATAGCTTGTGCTATTCCAGCAATAATGTCAGCTAGACATATTGAAAATCCAAGAGATCGTCTAATTACTATTTTAGCTACTCCTTTTATGACATGTTCTGCTAGATTACCTGTTTATACACTTATTATATCTTTAATTATACCAGATAAAAAATGGTATATCATTCAATTACGTGGAATGGTTCTTATGGCTATGTATCTTTTAGGAATTATATCAGCTTTAAGTATTTCAATGATTCTTCATAAATTCTTGAAAAAGAATTATAA is a genomic window of Blattabacterium cuenoti containing:
- the feoB gene encoding ferrous iron transport protein B, yielding MQRRIIKLALIGNPNVGKTSLFNQLTGLNQKVGNYLGVTVDKKIGYFYNEQIYYQIIDLPGIYSIYPSSEDEEVVSKLLNNIEDLDYPDKIIIVADSSNIKKSLLLFRQIQDLGFPVLFVLNMLDEAKKKGISIDIEKLKKFLITEIVLINARKGIGIKKLKEKIKNIKKIKKCFFFNPGLNYSVAIDEVKNIYKVNTYKAWFYLAYNKKILQEDSILNKIKNKHHIISKRLQIKEILDRYEEIGKIFSKTVFELISNKEKKFLKISKEIDNSLILHPFWGYFIFIFFLFFIFQCVFFWAEIPKRFIEFFFYTIQKKLENIYPGPLNNLITQGVLPGISTIITFIPQIFILLFFLLLMEESGYISRVIFLMDRIMRPFGLNGKSVVPLISSIACAIPAIMSARHIENPRDRLITILATPFMTCSARLPVYTLIISLIIPDKKWYIIQLRGMVLMAMYLLGIISALSISMILHKFLKKNYKSHLIMEIPTYKTPILKNILITLWIHLKSFILNVGKMILLINIIIWVLGTFGPSNKNSTMLEYINIQKKELPDSYLGLLGKKLEPVIHPLGYDWKIGIGLLSSIVAREVFVSTMASMYSIEKKDFLKEKMKKEVVTGTKKPIYNLSTGISLLFFYTFSMQCMSTLSIIKKETKSWKWPIIQFIFMTLLAYISSFSIYQVFKK
- a CDS encoding FeoA family protein — its product is MNLSNLKKGEKGIIKGYKNEDFPIKLLELGVLPGVKFEILFVSIFYDPLCIIYDQSCLALRKKEAENIIIEPIK
- the rseP gene encoding RIP metalloprotease RseP — encoded protein: MTSIFIKSIQLLFSISILIVVHELGHFILAKIFRVRVERFFLFFDPWFSIFKKKIGHTIYGIGWLPLGGYVKIYGMIKENCSNLSKKNKNKNWEFCSKSAIKRLLIISGGIIFNIILSILIFTFLLFQYGEIYLPTKNVKYGIEVDSLGKKIGLKNGDKILFVNGKYIKYFNEIPKSIFLGNSITVDRMGKILNLSLNNKKKFLFDRKKFGFFIKPRVPPIINYVIKNSKAEKYGLKNNDEILAINSELIFFSDQLKDSLSNYKNENILISINRNGKLIQKEVFIDSKGILGIFLKSFMDLNHIFLFEKKNYSYFDSFYHGIIKSYNVLKNQIIFLKNIIHVETKAYKQIGSFFSIAKEFPSQWNWYVFWSLTGTLSIWLAFLNLFPIPSLDGGYILFIMIEMLIGKKVNEKIIEKCTIYGFIIISLMMIFIIFWDIFKVFF
- a CDS encoding alpha/beta fold hydrolase, with amino-acid sequence MLKNHIFYKKNINFIIKGEGVPIVLLHGFMESLEIWHYIYQMISKKYKVVSIDLPGHGKNSFSEKKYIFSMEETAEIIKFFLDEKKIEQAIFVGHSMGGYIALALAEKYPNMFLGLCLLHSTADSDTEEKKKNRIKSIQLAVKNYPLFISTSINKLFNPKKILFLQKEISFVKKIALSTSINSVIPFLRGMSMRKNRKFLLKKYDFPKLYIIGLYDLILDSNKINEEAKNGNKTYSVNISTGHMGHIENPVKIIKILEDFIKNIL
- a CDS encoding 5-formyltetrahydrofolate cyclo-ligase, producing the protein MNKKILRKKYFFYRNSFSKKEIQKMSYEIFFQLKKNFIWNKKYYHIFLPIRKYNEVETFIIINFLLKKKKYITIPYSNFKQLYIYNCFFDEKTLLKKNKYGIFEPIYKRFIHPYFIDIMFIPLLIFDIKGYRIGYGKGFYDRFVLLCKKNVIKIGLSFFDPINNIGDIHKNDLSLDIGITTNHIYLFNNF